The DNA window CGCCGAACTGCAATTCAGCCCGGATAAATTTTTAGCAGAAAGTTCAGCAATATCAATATCTTCCGACGCCTGGATTTTGGATCATTGTAAAGAATGGTTTAATCTTATCGGATATTTGATCAAAGAAGAAGATCTGCCTGTTAATCTGGTAAAAACATTTTAAAAGATGAATTTGTTTAAAAAATATATTCCATTATTTTCAGATTCCTGGAAAGAAAAATATCAGGATATTTTAGCAGAAGAACATTTGGAAAACCTTGAAAAGAATATCCAAAAATTCAAAGATGATAGTCTGGAATTTAATCTCCCTTATTTTAATGAAGAAGTAAAAGTAAGCCGTCATGAAATTTTCCGAAAGTTTATTGAGGTATTCGAAGCTGATGAATCAGATGAGGTGATTGCAAGTCTTTTGGAACAAATCCCGTTTGAAGATTGGCTGATTATTCTTGGGCAAAGATTAACTTCCGCAAGCATTAGGAATGAAAATGCGATTCCTCCTCTTCATTCGGCTTTGATGAAAGCATGCCGGGAACCATTTAATGATGAGATAACAATTGCGCAGAGAGCCTGGGAAAAGCATATCGGGAGAATGGATGATGAATTTTGGGGTAAGATCAAAGGAAATAATCAGGAGAAACAGGAAAAAGTGATGGCTAAAATCAATTACATTCTTGATCAGGCAACCTGGTGGAATGTTTTCTATCATTATAAACATGAACTGGTTTTTGAAGTCAGAGAAAAAGAAGGACACGGTATCCGTTGGGCGCACAGGGGAACAAAACTGATAGGCTTCCTTGAGAAGTTTATCAATGATTAATGTATTGACGACGTAAAAAGATTGCGTAGTTGCAGGTTAGTTTTGCAGAAGAAATAATACGTAATTGCAATAAGCCTATGAGAAATACTTATAATAAATGACGCTTTAGAGGTAGAGAATATGGGAAGATTTCTCAGTGGCTGAGACAATACGGAAACAAAAAATGGAGAAGAACTGAGCAATCCCAAATCGAAGACGAATTACAGGAAGAAGTTAAATTCAGGAAAGCAAAGAAGATCAGAAGAAAGACCATCCAGGTGAAAATTACAAGAGAAATTAATGGTAAGACAAAATCTGATTACCGAAGATTTTATACCGGAAAAGAATTAAAAAGCGCTGTGGAGAGCCCACATGTTATAAGATATTTTTATATGAAAACAAACAAAACAAAAAACAAATGAATACCTACATCGATATTGGCATTAACCTGACCAATAAACAATTCTACAACGAACACGACGAAATTATCAACCGTGCATTAGATCATGGAGTAGAGCACATGATTCTCACAGGAACAAGTGTACGCGGAAGCAGAGAATCTGCTGAAATAGCTGAAGATTATCCTGAAATTTTATTTTCTACGGCAGGAATTCATCCTCATGATGCTAAATCTTTTAGTCATGAAAGCATTTCAGAGCTCAAAAAGCTGTTAAAACAAGATCACGTCATCTCGGTAGGGGAGTGCGGATTAGATTTCGATCGTGATTTTTCGCCTAGGCCTGTTCAGGAAAAGTGCTATAAAGCCCAGCTCGAGCTTGCTATAGAAGTTAATAAACCTCTTTTTTTGCACGAAAGGTCTGCATTTAAAAGATTCAATGAAATTACTGATGAATATCTTTCTCAACTGCCGGAAGCTGTTGTGCACTGTTTTACAGGAACCTTACATGAGGCAAAAACATACCTGGACAAGGGATTTTACCTCGGATTTACAGGAGCAATCAGCGATGAAAGACGATTTAAGCATTTAGAAGATGTGATTAAATATATTCCGCTCGACAGGATGATGATTGAAACCGATGCACCATTTATGCTGCCAAAGAATATGCCCAGAACCCAAAACAGAAGAAACGAACCTTCCTTTTTACCGTATGTGGCGCGAACAATTGCCCATTTGAAGAAAATCAGCATTTCTGAAGTTGCTGACGAAACCACAGAAACTGCCAGGAAATTTTTCAGACTATAAAAAAGAGCTCTACTGATAAGGTAAAGCTCTTTTTTTTATATCGTAAAGTTGAAAAGCAAATCTATTTTTGCCGTTTTAACTTTGTTCTTATAAACTTTTAATTGCTGATTCCAAAGCCAGTTCCATCATTGGATTCAAAGCTTTTTCTCTCTGATCAGCAGAAATTTTCTCATGAGTCGGGATGATGTCAGTTACCGTAAGAATAGTCGCTGCATTCTTTCCCAGGTACTGCGCATTCGCAAACAATCCGAAAGCTTCCATCTCCACTGCCGGGCAATTGTGTTTTGTAGCAATAGCAGGCGTTTCAGGATCTTTTCTGTAGAAAATATCACTACTGTGGATATTGATCGTTTTAGCGTTTAATGATAATTCTTTAGAAGTCTCATTGATGGTGCTGAAAATATTTCCCTGATGAGGAAGGATTTCGTCTTCAATTCCCCATGCATACTTAGCATATGTACTTTCGCTGGCTGCATTTTCAATATTTAAAATATCAAAAAGCTTAAGATCGGTGTTATAGGCACCACAAGTTCCGATTCTGATGATGGTTTCTACTTCATATTCTGTAAATAACTCAAAAGAATAGATCCCAATACTCGGAAACCCCATTCCACTAGCTCCTACAGTGATTTCTTTACCTTTGTAAAGACCTGTATAATAAAAGATACCTCTGGTTTTGCTTACCAGTTCTGCATTTTCTAAATAATTTTCAGCAATATACTGTGCACGAAGCGGATCCCCCGGCTGCAATACTACTTTGGCAATTTCTCCTTTGTTGGCACTGATGTGAATACTCATAATTTTATTTTGAATGGCACAAAGATAATAACTTTTAGTTTGTACTTGTCATTGCAGCGAGTGAAACCACAACGCAAATTGATGTGAAAATAATATATAAAATGTTATCAATAAGTGTATTAATTGCATTGTTATATTAAAAACCTTTTCGAAAACCTGATATTATCCTTTTTTTTCTTTTTGATTAAAAAATTTAATAATGCCAATACAGAACAAGAAATCAATCGTCAGGAGCAAACATGCCAGGGCAAAGGCTGGTACTTTTGCAGGATTCAACAGCGTAAAAATTTAAAAAATGAAAATTGAGCACATAGCCATTTGGGTGAAAGATCTTGAAAAGTCCAGAATGTTTTATCAGAAATATTTTGGAGCAACTTCTAATGAAAAATACCACAATCCCGTTAAAAACTTCCAATCCTACTTTCTGAGTTTTGATAACGGCTGCCGAATAGAAATTATGACCAGGCCGGACATTGAAACTCGTACAAGCTCTTTCGAATCCCAGCAATTCGGGATTGTGCATCTGGCATTTTCTGCAGGAAGTAAAGAAAAAGTAGATGGACTCACAGAGAAACTAAGAAATGACGGCTACACCATTGCCGGCGAACCTCGTACGACCGGTGACGGCTATTACGAAAGTGTAATTCTCGATCCGGAAAATAATATCATTGAAATAGTTGCTTAATCCATCTACCTTGACAAGGTGGATTCTCGGTAATCTACAAAATCTACTGAGATAAAATCCTCGGCCTTTAAAGATATTCTCATTTAAATATACCTTGTACATACCCATAAATTCTTTATTCATCTTTCTTCAAAAATGGAATAAACCTTATTTAACACCAATACTTTGTTCAAAAATTTTATTCTCTGCGAAATAATTTTATTTTTGTTACATCATGGAAACCCGATCACCATTTTTAGACACCATCTTCCTGCTTCGTAAAGATGAATGCATTACTCTGTTCTCAAACGTACAGGAGATTTCTCCAAAAGAAGAGGATGATGCAGAAATCTATTTTGAAACAGAATTTGAAAAAGAAAGATTAGAATTTTTCTCTGACAGGATAGTCTGCAATAAAAAAGCAGCTGTTTGGGCGGCAAAAATCGTGTATCACAGTGCCCAGCTTTATCTGATCAGAAAGAATACGGAACAAAATATGAGAAGTCTTATTCCTGAATATAAAGAAACAAAAGATATCTCTACTGTTTTGTCTGCGGATCTGGCTTTAAGATTTTTACCTCAGATTATAACAGCATTACATTCAGTGGATCCGGAAGATGTTTTAATTAAAATGTTGGAAAACATTCTCACCGAATTTCACTATTCCGGTATTGGCCATGACCTGGATCTGAAGCATATAAATTGGGGGAAAGAATTGGAAGACAAAACCTACCGGAAATTGTATCTGGAAAGAATTGTCGAAAAAAGAGATTATAAACTGGCGGAAATTCCGTTGATTAATAAACTGCTGATAGCAGAATTCGGGATGCATAAAGAAGCATTCTGGAGAGAACTAAAAATAATAACTGAAGAAAATCAATGACTCGGAATATCGATAAACTCAATACAGCCCTTACCTACGTAAAAGATACTTTTGTAGGAAAAAATGATGTAGTAGACTTGCTGGGAATTTGTCTTTTAGCAAGAGAAAATGCCTTTTTGTACGGCCCGCCGGGAACTGCAAAATCAGCCATCGTAAGAACATTGTCAAAAACAATGAAAGACGGCAAAAACTTTGAATATCTGTTGACCCGTTTTACAGAACCTAATGAAATTTTCGGGCCTTTTGATATCCGGAAATTAAAAGAAGGAGAATTGTTGACTAATACAGAAGGGATGATGCCCGAGGCTTCGATGGTTTTTCTGGATGAGATCTTCAATGCAAACTCTGCAATTCTGAACTCACTTCTAATGGCTCTCAACGAAAAGATTTTCAAAAGAGGAAAAGAAACAAAACATTTGCCTGCCCTGATGTTTGTAGGAGCAAGCAACGTTCTTCCTGAAGATGAGGCCTTGAATGCTTTATTTGACCGTTTTCTGGTAAGAATCAATGTTGATTATGTAAACCCTGAATTATTACATCAGGTACTGTTGGCAGGAAGAAAGCTAGAGAACGAAGAAGAAACGCAGGTGCCGGAAATTCATGCCGCAGAGATCAGAGAACTTCAGAATCTGTGCAGGACGATTGACCTGAAGCCTATTTATGAAGTATATTTAAATACCATTATGAGTCTTAGAAATACAGGAATCAGTATTTCTGACCGTAGAGCGGTTAAACTTCAGAACCTGATTGCGGCGAGTGCCCTGATCTGTGGAAGAAATGAAGCGGTACTCTCCGATCTGTGGGTGTTGAAACATATCTGGGATACAGAGGAACAAATTGAAATTCTCGAAGGAATTATCAACAGAACCATTGAAAAGGAGGATCATCCGAAATCCCATCCTCAGGCGATGCAGAATAAAACTCCAAATCCTGAAGAAGTTATGAAAGATGTGAAAATCCTTGTTGATAAGTGGAATGAGGGAACATTGAGTTTTGAAGAGCAAAATGTAATAAAGGATAAATTAAGATACCTGCAAACGCGTTGTGACTGGATCAGGAATCAGGATCAGAAACAATACATCCAGCAGGAAATTGAAAGCTTATGGCAGAAGATCCTTCAAAGTATATAAAAGAATTCTGGGCAGAGTTACCCCGGGCTGATGAAGATTTTCTGGGATCAATCCGTGACTGGAAAAATGTTCAGATCGCGGTAGATGATGAAACCATTTGGCTTAAAGGATTCACTGATGAACAAGCTGTAGCTTCGGAGATTCATCAGTTACCCAACTTTGTGCTATACGAACTTCGTGAAGGCCTTTTATTTAAAAAGGATACGTTGGTTCCCAGCAAAAAGGTAAGAACAGGATTACTATGGACTCCCATAGATAAGGCTCTACGACTGACTTTTCCAGCCTCCAATCAAAACTATTTCGGAATCAGTGAAACAGTTCAGGTAAGGTTAAAAGAAAGCACCGAAGAACAGCCGGTAGTGGCATTATTAAGCTTTATAGCTGATAGTAAAGAAAGTATTGCAGGATTTCCAAAATTTAAACTGGAAAAAATAAAGTGGACAATTGTAGGTGATAAAGCATTGTTCTTAGGAACTCCCTTACTAAGTCTTCCGGGGAAGGCATATTGGACAAAAGACGGCCATTTATTGCCTGCCGGTTATGATTTTGAATTTAAAAATCTAAGCCCGTTTCTGCAAAGAAAATATAATGAAAATTCTGATGGATGGCTTTTATGGGATGAAAACGGAAATTATCTTTCAATAAAACATACTGATTTCCGACCATTGTCCATAAGCTCATTCCGTCTTACAGAAAAATCAAAAGAATGGAATTAAAGGCTTATTTCCAATCCTATGAAAACTATTTCTGGGAATGGAGAACCGATGAAGATGTTCCCGGTGACTCCGGGTATCATGACAATAACCTCCTCTCGATTCCGGGAGTAGGAGCTATCGCTTACAGGCCTTATATAATGGAGATTCTGAAAGAACTTCAACCACAGGGGTGGCCGTCATTCGGAGCTTTGCTGATGGTTTTATATGCCATGCAGGAAGGATATACAGATTTTGCAGGTCCTTTAAAAAGTACCACAGAATTTTACAGCATAGGTAATTTTGAATTTAATGCTAAAAGAGAAATTGAATTTCTTGACAAAATAAAATCACTGCCCAATGTCTATAAACAAAAGCAAAACAGAATTGTACTTTTACAAATACTGTTTCAAAACGGGCATAACAGAATCTCTTCAGGTACTGCTGAGAATTATATAAGAATTTATTACAAAAGACCACAGGAGCTTTCTGCAAGTGCAGAAAAACAACATGCAGGGCCTTCAGTTTTAAACAGAGATTTAAATGCATTAGATCTTAACGAAAGATTTCCTACCGTACAATCCATCATCGATGCCATGAAAGGATTTGTAGAAGAACCTGAACTGAATGATGACGTGCTACAGGAAGAAACTACAGCAGATAGCGGTAAAGATTTTATCAAAGAACTGATAGAGGAGCCAAAGACCTTTCAGGTAGGAAGCCTTATCAAAAGAATCTGGAGCGGACTGAAGATTCCCATGCGTCATCTTTCCCCGGGAGAACAACCGATCGGAGGAATTTCTGATATGACCAATAAGGGAGACTTTCACAGAATGCTTCTCTCCGAATTTGCCAATGATGATGAGGTTTTCATGAATAGAGTGGCAAATAATGAAGCCCTTTATATTCAAAGAGAAATACCTCCAGAAGAAAATATTTTTGAAAGGATATTATTAATAGATACCTCCCTTAGAAATTGGGGAACCCCGAAAGTATTGGCCTTTGCATCTGCGATAGCCGTTATCAAACATCCAAAGGCACACTCAGAGTGCAAAGTTTTTGCTTTAGGCCAGGCAGGAGTTCCGGTTTCTCTTGATAAAGTGGAAGATGTTGTTGAAAACCTTAACCAGGTGAGCCCTGTTTTGGAAGTTTCAGAAGCTTTGGAAACATTCTTTAACGAGCAACATACTGAAAAAGATATTGAAGTTTTTTTCATCACCCATCAGGAAAATATGGCTGATGAGAAAGTTCAGCGGGTTGTTCATCAGAATAGAGACCGACTGAAATTTCTTGTGACCACTACTTCAGATGGAGAAATCAATTTTTATAAACATCATCAGGGGGCAAGAAAACACATTCAGAAAATAAAACTTCCCCTTCAGGAATTGTGGGCAAATCCTCCAAAACAAAAACAGAAATCAGATCATACTAACGGAAAGAAGACAGAGCTTCCGCAAAATTATCCTATTTTATTCCCGACACCGGTTAATAAAATAACTCAGTTTTTGTACGAGGGAGAATTTTTTATCCTGAGTTCAAAAAAGCAGCTGTTGAAAACCTATCTTTCAGACAATTATTATGACAGACATTCATATGATTACTATAAAACCTATCATGGATGTGAAGTCTTGTTTGAAGACATTTCTGTAAAGCCGAGAGGAAAATTTGCTTTGGCCAAAAATAAACAACAACATTTTATAATCTGCCAATATCAGCACGATAAAAAGTTGATTTCCAAGCTGAATTTAAATACAAAAGAATATTCGGAGCAGAATGTCACCGGATTACATATTCCTGAATCTTATGAACTGATTTACTTTGGTAAAAGCTTTTATTTACATCAGACTGACCATTCCACACTGTACAAAATCAACATTGAGGGCAATATCTCTGTAGAAATGATTTCCACTAAAGATAAGGAGATCGAAAAAAATAATACCAAAGCCGAAGCTGAAGTAGCAAAATTGAACAGAAGCGGTCTGAAGATTATCAACAGTTTTAATAAGATCGGCATCAATAAGTATGAGAATCTTGTGATATCAGGACATGAATTATACAGTGCTTCCGAAAACACCTTGGATTTCTCCAAAAATAAATACGATATTAAAATTTTTGCCGAGCAGAATAAAAATAAATTTACCTTTCCGGACGGGAGCGAAATCATCACAGACTCCCGGGGAATATTGACTTTCAGAAGCAGCAATAAAAGTATTGAAGAATTTTTTATTCCATCCACAGCCAATGGATTTCTGTCTTTGGCAACCTATACTGAATTTGGTGGATCAGAATATTACCTTCCGGAACACTCCCTATTGAAAGTAAAAACAATGGATGAGATGTGTGACCGGTTTTTAAAAGCATTTATAGAGCAGATTTTGGATTATGGAGCTTAGAATAAAACCTTTCCCGAAAAATAGTTATCCTAAAAAAGGGCTTTTGATCAAAGGCTCTTCACCCGTGGTATGGCTTCAGGAAATGGAAATACTTGAGATCGATCTTACTCAGGTACAATCTTTTGCTGTTCCGGCGAATACCCCGAATGAGCTGTACGGATGCTTTCTTGTTTTTAACGATCATG is part of the Chryseobacterium lactis genome and encodes:
- a CDS encoding TatD family hydrolase codes for the protein MNTYIDIGINLTNKQFYNEHDEIINRALDHGVEHMILTGTSVRGSRESAEIAEDYPEILFSTAGIHPHDAKSFSHESISELKKLLKQDHVISVGECGLDFDRDFSPRPVQEKCYKAQLELAIEVNKPLFLHERSAFKRFNEITDEYLSQLPEAVVHCFTGTLHEAKTYLDKGFYLGFTGAISDERRFKHLEDVIKYIPLDRMMIETDAPFMLPKNMPRTQNRRNEPSFLPYVARTIAHLKKISISEVADETTETARKFFRL
- the deoD gene encoding purine-nucleoside phosphorylase, whose translation is MSIHISANKGEIAKVVLQPGDPLRAQYIAENYLENAELVSKTRGIFYYTGLYKGKEITVGASGMGFPSIGIYSFELFTEYEVETIIRIGTCGAYNTDLKLFDILNIENAASESTYAKYAWGIEDEILPHQGNIFSTINETSKELSLNAKTINIHSSDIFYRKDPETPAIATKHNCPAVEMEAFGLFANAQYLGKNAATILTVTDIIPTHEKISADQREKALNPMMELALESAIKSL
- a CDS encoding VOC family protein; the encoded protein is MKIEHIAIWVKDLEKSRMFYQKYFGATSNEKYHNPVKNFQSYFLSFDNGCRIEIMTRPDIETRTSSFESQQFGIVHLAFSAGSKEKVDGLTEKLRNDGYTIAGEPRTTGDGYYESVILDPENNIIEIVA
- a CDS encoding AAA family ATPase — its product is MTRNIDKLNTALTYVKDTFVGKNDVVDLLGICLLARENAFLYGPPGTAKSAIVRTLSKTMKDGKNFEYLLTRFTEPNEIFGPFDIRKLKEGELLTNTEGMMPEASMVFLDEIFNANSAILNSLLMALNEKIFKRGKETKHLPALMFVGASNVLPEDEALNALFDRFLVRINVDYVNPELLHQVLLAGRKLENEEETQVPEIHAAEIRELQNLCRTIDLKPIYEVYLNTIMSLRNTGISISDRRAVKLQNLIAASALICGRNEAVLSDLWVLKHIWDTEEQIEILEGIINRTIEKEDHPKSHPQAMQNKTPNPEEVMKDVKILVDKWNEGTLSFEEQNVIKDKLRYLQTRCDWIRNQDQKQYIQQEIESLWQKILQSI